Below is a genomic region from Carassius auratus strain Wakin chromosome 2, ASM336829v1, whole genome shotgun sequence.
GTAAGACAACGATGtcagatgattttgaagttggaggagaaaatgagatggaGTTTTTCGACCCAACCTTCCTTTTTGACCCGGAGTACACAGATGAAGATTTAACCACACGTGACCTTTTCAACATTATGTAATGTGTGAATTTGTGGATGCACATCACAGAGCTAGTCCAAGATGTATATTTGTGGTTAAAGTatataaatcttttctttttttaaaaaaaaacattttcgatCGCtttgctagataagacccttatccCTCAGCTGAGAtggtgtagagccctttgaagctgtaTTAAAAAGTCGtgtaatgttttcctcaaaaaccttaatttcttttcaattgaagacagaaatatatagggccctatgaaatccgttGTATTTTTTCTCAACtcatttttaatggttaaatctaattggtattaatcaaaaagcaattctaattaattaaaatcttaacacttatacattttcacaacaatgttttaacagtttaacaaaaataacatGTTTAGGGTCCTATAGCattattcggacgggactagttttctaaactacgtttgagtttcgattattatcacctgacgtctgtgattttcatgtaccaattcggacgggactagtatctccgtgtttattacagaggtgggagggtctgatttgtgcatctgggcgtcacagagatcacgcgctctttatgcgtgcattgcattcattcagaatgactgccttagtattattacacaataaatactaaatggctagtataacaaaaccatattaatgtgtggttcctttagtttaacttgttttccttctttttttcttttttttttaattaaatgtaattaaaacattatgtaactgagtacataaatgaacgtgagtaaccttacctgatgctgatattacaatagccggtattaacagtttacgcgatcttgctcttgattttattatttgtattattgttttattattatttatttgccgctaagcaaatctatcaaacatccgcgcggtaagagcatctacggtaattcgcgttggccaaaacacacaaggaaacgcgttgtgaaataaaatatcaccggcaatcacagacattcgcattcggacaggattagttttctcagaggatcactgagtttgctgaaaaacggtaggtaatttgctctggaattagcacagaggttgtgtgagaaaaacacagacgaggcagattcggacgggattaaaatcaccaagtacgtctgtgaaacgcagatttctctaacgaccccctgtaaaactagtcccgtccgaatagggcttatgaaatatttttttttcttcatgtttttagttacccaattttgtattttagcacgtctatttatttaaatgtataaaaacaactcaatttattcaaaattttcttaaaatagccttatgaaatgtttttttttttttctcaaattctgttgtgtatttacattttctgtttatcaaatgtaggcataaaacattcattaaatctttcttttaattattgaaaatcaagcaaactttattttttggtaaacaaaggggatttactattaaaaataaaacatggaggaaatgttgtgtgtttattccttaaaaataatgtttgtttcattttagtagtagtagtaggctatgtgcattctgctgaacaatagtaatacatttctggcaaatactgGTCTTTAAATTAAACCGGACGGGTTACCTGTTGTGCCCAATTTTGACCCCCTTGCCAAATTATTAACCCCCCACCTCATTCAAATCGTTACCTGATTTCCTAACCCCTCCCCcaaacctactcctaaacctaccaatactaggggggtaataatttggcagggggtcAGAATGGGGCACAACACCGGGAATATTTTTACAGTTCTGTGTgatatgatgctagttttactcgaATCAAAccgtcaaatgctcatgaagtgactctcagaccagttctggagatgttcctcatgtgttcacattCTCATTTAGCGAGACGACAGaagctgaaatcaccgcgagcgtcacaTGCTCTTCAGTGTGTGTAATAAACGAAGTCGCACTTCCGCGGCTGCGCcgttcattaacacagacacacacaggaactatatttaaatagactttttcggcttaatatttacagatattagtccatatcgcgatctgatgtaagtgcaatgacctacttttgcTTAATTCAAAATTGGACacattccgtgacattccgcgttaaactgtaaattccgtttttatgactggattttgTGATTCCGTCTGCTTTTCTGCATCGCTGAAATCATAGGGCCTTACATATTgcatgacatgggggtgagtaaattatcaggaaatgttTCTTCTGAAAGTGAACATGCTTTAAGTGGACATTTTTAATCAATGGCTCAATAAGACAATAAGCTTGTGGTTGTTTTCTTCCTCAGGTGACCGTGTAATTGATGTAGGGTCAGAGTGGAGAACGTTCACCAATGAGAAAGAAACTAAAGACCCGTCTCGTGTTGGAGACGCTCAGAATCCTCTTCTCAATGGAGGAGACCTCACCACCATGATCAGCAAAGTAGGGAACTCGTCTGCCTATTTAGTACCTTTGCATTTGGAAGGTTTGGAGCATAATTGTATGTTCtcatcatgatttattttttaaagatatattttcCATCTGATATTTCAGGGAACAGGTGCAGCAAGCTTTGATGAGTTTGGAAATTCCAAGTACCAGAACCGGAGAACCATGAGCAGCTCTGATCGAGCCATGTTGAATGCCTTCAAAGAGATCACCACCATGGCCGACCGGATCAACCTCCCCAGAAACATCATTGTGAGTGTCTCAGCCTGCTGTTATTGAAGTAGATGAAGTGCACCTGGGAAGTCGGGCATTCTGTATATTGTCACACATTCAGGTCGGAAAGATGATGGAGGTAGGCTAAACAAAACCAGAAAATTATATTGTGAACAATAAAGCCAAATAACTACTTCTGAATTGTGAAAATGATTCATTTCAGGCACATGCTTTATACATGattttgaacaaaattatttagttttcatCAAGAAAACCATGAGTTATTAGCTTTACACTTTTCTATGAGCTTCTTCATACATTTGATGAGTGAACGATCGAAATACAGCATGCAAAAATCATTCATTTCCATTTACTGTAGATGGTTTCTTCCCCTTGATCtttatatatagattacagaaatttgattttatgtattatagatCGTGTTTCACATCGATTACCTCCCGATGTCACACTTGGTCATCCATTTGACTAATATTTCCAACCTCACTTGGCAAACACATTCCTCCATCCTCTCCGTAaacttctctttctctttaacaGGACCGAACAAACAACTTGTTCAAACAGGTTTATGAACAAAAGAGTCTGAAAGGCAGAAGTAATGATGCGATCGCTTCGGCCTGCCTTTACATAGCTTGCAGACAGGAGGGCGTCCCTAGAACATTTAAAGGTTTGAACTGCATATTCCTTTTTTATGATGTTGTTGATTGATAGACATTATTGTACTGAATTGATTGTGTCTGCTGTCAACATTAGCTGAACTCCTAGTGTGCCACAGTAGGGTTCTGGAATTAAAATGACATTCGATCTCCCTCCACCTCAGAAATCTGTGCCGTGTCTCGGATCTCGAAGAAGGAGATTGGCCGGTGCTTCAAGCTTATCCTGAAGGCTCTTGAGACGAGCGTGGACCTCATCACAACAGGCGACTTCATGTCCCGTTTCTGCTCCAACTTGGGCTTGCCCAAACAGGTGCAGATGGCGGCCACTTACATCGCCAGGAAGGCTGTTGAACTAGACTTGGTTCCAGGGCGCAGTCCGATCTCGGTGGCAGCTGCAGCCATTTACATGGCCTCTCAAGCGTCTGCCGAGAAGAAGACACAGAAAGGTAAGAGAAATCAAATGAAGACTTCATATGCAAAAgtatttttatcaggctcctatgtttaTGTGGGACCTATTCATTGCCAATAAAGTGCGATCACTGAACTGGAGTCTGATAAAAATGCTCAAGAAAAATCTAGAGGCTCTAATATGTAATCCAGTCTTGGCATTTATCCCATAATAAAGGTGATCTGTTAGTGTCCTTGATTAATGGAAATTGTTTCTTATGCAGAGATTGGGGACATTGCTGGAGTGGCAGACGTCACCATCCGTCAGTCCTACCGTCTCATCTATCCCCGCGCAGCCGATCTCTTTCCTGCAGACTTCAAGTTTGACACACCGGTGGATAAACTGCCTCAGCTGTGAACACCCATGTGCCCCACTCTCACCGCTCTTTGTACTGTCTGAATTATTGCCCTTTTTTCGCTTTGAAATTGGCATGGTTTGCTCTTCTCTCGTGAAGGCACAAGCCTTTTGAAAAGACGACGGCAGGGATTCGACAAAGTACAGAAGGCACATTCCAAAATTAATCACAGATTGCAGGCTgtactttcatttgtgtgtgtgtatataaactgTACATATGTCTAAGTGAGGATTCGGTGGTTGCAACTAGGCATATTTGTTACTGTAACATTTTCTTTTGTAGGAAATGATTTGTTAGCTTGTTTGCATATTTAGTAActtaataaatgcttttcagAAAAGCATGGTGAACGTCTTGGAAATCCCCAAAACTGCTTACCTTGAGCTTTGAAAGCGTGTAGCTCACAGATGGTTTTATTTCCCCCTCTTTTTTTTAGGTCACAAGGGGAATGGTATGAGGCGAAagtttctgtttgtgtgtttctgttccTGTACTCACAGTTCTCAGTTATTATAAAGATTTCATGAAACACCAGAGCATCCTTTTTGAAGTGACAATAAACCACTTGCAACCTCGTTAGGTCCACAAAAAGCAGAAAGTCTCACAACttacataataaacatttaatgatgGCTGACAGTTTTAGCGAAACCCTGGTATTTACACCATTGTCAAGTCAAACTTCACAACTGTACCTTTGAAACTTTTCTTCTGCATCATGCTCAGACATATGAGTAGAAAGCCTTTGTACAATCCTTTGTTTTCCaacaatttatataaaacatggacatttttgtcaaaaattaGTGCTTCCAGCTTGATGTTATGTAGTGTAGCCTGTATAATGCACCAGACCTCAAACTAGCATCTACCCCTCCACTTGCTTATTACACATATGAAGCTTCAGGCCTAGTTTTGAACATCTAGACCAGTTATTAGtatatacattttgatatttggtgTCTAGCAAAGATTCCAGTCTGTCATGTCTCATGACCACATATGGAAAAACATGAAATGGAGGAAGTTCAGTAGGGAATAATGAGGTAATGTGATTGcctgtcacacatacacactactgttcaaaagtctgaggtTGGTAACATTTTGCaacgtttttgaaagaaatctctcagtctcaccaaggctgcattcatctGAACAAAAATACGACAAAAACAGCAacactgaaatataaacattttaaattactggTTACTACTTGaatatgatttatttctgtgacgtcattgctgaattttcagccctttttttttcaaacaaatcgtactgaccccaaacttttgaacggaagTGTAAATCCACTGACAGCTTAAAGTCTGGTATCAAAAACATAACCTGACCATATCCTTaaaaaatgatagaaaaataACTTCCTGATTGGAAGTAAATGCATTTCCTGTTTTAAAACACTGACATATACCAAAGTCCTTTTATaaactgtcatatatatatattggcagaGTTGTAACTGGTAGTTCATATTTGAGATTCGTTGAAACTAGGATCATGATGCATTAATATTGTACTGTAGGGAAGAGTAAAGACTCCATTACATAAAAATGGCTAGATGTTTTGGCAATAGTGGCAAACTATACATTCACTGGACGAGGTACAAATTATCACCGGTCTATGGCTTTTTTAAACACTTCCACACAATTAACATTGACAGCTGACAGACTTTTAACCAGTCGCACTGTAAATGCTTCAAATACAAAACTATGGAAATCAAGGCTCATCGTTCTCCGTTAAGTGATGAAATTCTGTGGGCAAGTTGAATGTGGATGTGGCCTGTTGACTTCCTCAACACTAGGGGGTGTCAGAGAAGCACCGGATCACATGCTTCACATGTCACGAGCACGAGCTGCGGTAAGTCAACAGTACAGTTGAAAACTAAACTATTCGGTGCATGGTTTTCATGATCAGTGCTTAGGCCCTGATGAAATTGAATAATTATCCCGAACATGTTGGTAATACAATACTCcattgttatgttatgttaatttCTTCATCATGTTAATACGGAAAAGGGGATCTggtaattctaaaataacactgacaacaacaacaaaaggacATTTGCAAACGGTCTGATTCACAttttctgtcttgtgtgtgtttaGAGAGGAGGGAGGGATGCCAACACATGGCTAACACCAGTCTGCGATATAGTCAAAGTCTGCAAACAGGTCCTGCTGGTGCGGGGTCAAGGGCCGGGGTTCTCTGGGTGGTGTGAGCACCGGAGCCTCTGAGGTAAATTCATCATCAAAATTACTAACGTCACTGGAGCTCTGGATTATGGGTACAAATGGTGGCTTCACTTTCTTTGCTAAAAGTCCATCCCAGTCAATAttctagaaaaataaataaggtaCACATGTAATTTAtattcagagaaagagagagaggaaaatacAATGCTAGGAATGACTGGAGATACGTAGCCAGATTGTTTGGAGCTTACTCTGAAGAACAGTTGTTTCTTCACATCCTCTGCGTCACGTTCACCGGCTCCAAGTCGTCGCTCGGGATTCCTTCTTAATAACTGTGTGCAAAAAAGAAAGATTTGAATAACAAGATTGATATTAGGGTCAACAGCTGGTAAATCCACACTGATAAAGCTGCTCTTGGTACCAACCCTTCTCATGATGGAGATGGCCTCTGTTGAGAGGAATCTTGGGTAGCGGACTTCATCGTTTACAATGCTGTCAAAAAcctcttcttcatcatcaccGGGAAATGGAGACTATGGaaaaattttaaaaacacaaaacagttcCAGAAATACTGCCACTTTCACATTTAATACATTTGCTCGAGTATGAATATTGATAGCATCTTCTCCAGGTAcactcaaaagtttgaggtcagtaagatgttgttgttgttttttttaaagaaattaatacttttattattcaTTCAGGAAGGACATTAAGTctaaactgacagtaaagacgtttacAATTCATTTGtatctcaaataaatgcatcaaattatcaaataatcc
It encodes:
- the LOC113116168 gene encoding transcription initiation factor IIB-like; this encodes MNESFKNDTSLQQRVTAVENSNSMASTSRGDYIPKVQCPNHPEAILVEDYRAGDMICPECGLVVGDRVIDVGSEWRTFTNEKETKDPSRVGDAQNPLLNGGDLTTMISKGTGAASFDEFGNSKYQNRRTMSSSDRAMLNAFKEITTMADRINLPRNIIDRTNNLFKQVYEQKSLKGRSNDAIASACLYIACRQEGVPRTFKEICAVSRISKKEIGRCFKLILKALETSVDLITTGDFMSRFCSNLGLPKQVQMAATYIARKAVELDLVPGRSPISVAAAAIYMASQASAEKKTQKEIGDIAGVADVTIRQSYRLIYPRAADLFPADFKFDTPVDKLPQL